A single genomic interval of Metasolibacillus fluoroglycofenilyticus harbors:
- a CDS encoding chemotaxis protein CheW produces MTNAVEQEYIKVIVFQLADKEYAIPVSHVQGIEKLMHITRVPKTPSYVKGVINLRGVVTPIIDLRERFNLPIVGEEDAARIIIITLEDMEVGFVVDSANDVLDIAAGSIEQQPEVVGSLEEEFISGVAKLDNRLLILLHLDRVLNPLS; encoded by the coding sequence ATTGTTTTTCAATTAGCAGATAAAGAGTATGCGATTCCGGTATCACATGTGCAAGGAATTGAAAAGTTAATGCATATTACGCGAGTGCCTAAAACGCCATCCTACGTAAAGGGAGTTATTAATTTACGTGGTGTTGTAACACCGATTATCGATTTACGCGAGCGCTTTAATTTGCCGATTGTTGGAGAGGAAGACGCAGCACGTATTATTATAATTACGCTAGAAGATATGGAAGTAGGCTTTGTTGTTGATTCGGCAAATGACGTTTTAGATATTGCAGCAGGCTCTATCGAACAGCAGCCAGAGGTAGTTGGTTCTTTGGAAGAAGAGTTTATTTCAGGCGTTGCAAAGCTGGACAATCGCTTGTTAATTTTATTGCATTTAGACAGAGTATTAAATCCATTAAGCTAA
- a CDS encoding chemotaxis protein CheC: MNFNQKITSLHLDVLKEIGNIGAAHGATALSDLLNKKIDMQVPKVEMVTFEHMMELAGGSETVVVGVFLRIEGDIEGSMFFILPIEQANRFIRRLIHDETFDFYKTPVSELALSAMQEMGNILSGSYLSALSDFTKLKIYPTVPGLSVDMFGAIISTGLIELSQVSDHVIVINTSIFEEDIALDEAVHGHFFLLPDPDSFATIFKVLGVS; encoded by the coding sequence ATGAATTTTAATCAAAAAATTACTTCACTACATTTAGATGTATTAAAGGAAATCGGGAATATCGGTGCTGCACACGGAGCGACTGCTCTATCAGATTTATTAAATAAAAAAATTGATATGCAAGTACCTAAAGTCGAAATGGTAACCTTTGAACATATGATGGAGCTAGCAGGAGGCTCTGAAACAGTTGTAGTTGGTGTTTTTTTAAGAATCGAAGGGGATATTGAGGGCAGTATGTTTTTCATCTTACCGATTGAGCAGGCGAACCGTTTTATTCGTCGCTTAATTCATGATGAGACATTTGATTTTTACAAGACCCCTGTGTCAGAGCTTGCATTGTCAGCTATGCAGGAAATGGGCAATATTTTATCGGGCTCTTATTTATCGGCTTTATCAGATTTCACGAAGTTAAAAATCTATCCGACTGTACCGGGATTAAGTGTTGATATGTTCGGCGCTATTATTAGTACAGGTTTAATCGAGTTATCTCAAGTAAGCGACCATGTTATCGTTATTAACACATCCATTTTTGAAGAAGATATTGCACTCGACGAAGCTGTACATGGCCATTTTTTCTTGTTACCAGACCCAGATTCGTTTGCAACAATTTTCAAGGTGTTAGGTGTATCGTAG
- a CDS encoding chemotaxis protein CheD yields MLVSNTIVKVGIAQMDVVKAPHTIRTSGLGSCVGVVIYDETKQIAGLIHVMLPDSSLGKVDATNVAKFADTGIKALLDLLKAEGVQTFKLKAKIAGGAQMFQFTSDKSSMRIGPRNVEAVKNELSKYKIPLIAEDTGGNSGRTIEFNPVTSMLNIRTVNRGVSEI; encoded by the coding sequence ATGCTAGTGTCTAACACAATTGTTAAAGTAGGTATTGCACAAATGGATGTAGTAAAGGCTCCCCACACAATTCGCACATCTGGCTTAGGGTCGTGTGTCGGTGTCGTGATTTATGACGAAACAAAACAAATCGCTGGTTTAATTCATGTTATGCTTCCTGATTCGAGTTTAGGTAAAGTAGATGCAACAAATGTAGCAAAATTTGCTGACACAGGTATTAAGGCGTTATTAGATTTGCTAAAAGCTGAGGGCGTTCAAACATTTAAACTAAAGGCTAAAATCGCCGGTGGTGCACAAATGTTCCAATTCACGTCTGATAAAAGCTCGATGCGTATTGGACCGCGTAATGTAGAAGCTGTGAAAAATGAACTGAGCAAATATAAAATTCCTCTTATTGCAGAGGACACAGGTGGAAACAGTGGTCGAACAATTGAATTTAACCCTGTTACGAGCATGTTAAATATTCGTACAGTGAACCGAGGGGTGAGTGAAATATAA
- a CDS encoding FliA/WhiG family RNA polymerase sigma factor: MTQPMVNDEQNLWHSWTMERDVEAGNQLIKKYKPLVSYHVQRIGAGLPKNVSRDDLYSLGMMGLFDALNKFDIKRDLKFDTYASFRVRGAIIDGLRKEDWLPRSAREKAKRLEAQIEALEQKLMRHATPEELAEHMQLPIEEIYQTVQEHFFSNVLSINEQQDQEEVEGKTFVIRDDDTRTPEQEVVHNELLADLGRNIEKLNEKEQLVLSLFYTEEMTLTEIGEMLELSTSRISQIHSKALFKLRKFLSSEVINS; this comes from the coding sequence GTGACACAACCGATGGTAAATGATGAGCAAAATCTTTGGCATAGCTGGACGATGGAGCGAGATGTAGAAGCTGGCAATCAATTAATAAAAAAATATAAACCGCTTGTATCTTATCATGTGCAGCGTATCGGGGCTGGGTTACCTAAAAATGTTTCGAGAGATGACTTATATAGTCTAGGCATGATGGGGTTATTCGATGCTTTAAATAAGTTTGATATAAAGAGAGATTTAAAGTTTGACACATATGCGTCCTTTCGTGTAAGAGGCGCGATTATAGACGGTTTACGCAAGGAAGACTGGCTACCGCGCTCAGCCCGAGAAAAAGCCAAGAGGCTTGAGGCGCAAATTGAGGCACTTGAGCAAAAGCTAATGCGTCATGCCACACCAGAGGAATTAGCAGAGCATATGCAATTACCAATTGAAGAAATCTATCAAACGGTGCAAGAGCACTTTTTCTCAAATGTGTTGTCGATTAATGAGCAGCAAGATCAAGAAGAGGTGGAAGGAAAAACATTTGTTATACGCGATGATGATACGCGTACACCAGAGCAGGAAGTTGTGCATAACGAGCTTCTAGCCGATTTAGGGCGCAATATTGAAAAGCTTAATGAAAAAGAGCAGCTTGTGCTGAGCTTATTTTATACCGAAGAGATGACGCTCACAGAAATTGGCGAAATGCTCGAATTATCAACTTCTCGAATATCACAAATTCACTCAAAGGCGTTATTTAAGCTAAGGAAGTTTTTATCGTCAGAAGTCATTAATTCATAG
- a CDS encoding RNA polymerase subunit sigma — protein MSLKGVELQIAIPKTFDAGKMADQQHQNNILQQMHANEALKKELERKQKTVNDTENLDAISDEESHNEANAEQQKKKKQTKEEKEKAHHPFKGNFIDYSG, from the coding sequence ATGAGTTTAAAGGGTGTGGAATTACAAATCGCAATTCCTAAAACTTTTGATGCTGGGAAAATGGCTGACCAGCAGCATCAAAATAATATACTTCAACAAATGCATGCCAATGAAGCACTAAAAAAAGAATTAGAGCGAAAGCAAAAAACAGTGAATGATACTGAAAATTTAGATGCCATTTCAGACGAAGAAAGCCACAATGAGGCAAATGCTGAGCAGCAAAAAAAGAAAAAGCAAACAAAAGAGGAAAAAGAAAAAGCACATCACCCGTTTAAAGGAAACTTTATTGACTATAGCGGATAG
- a CDS encoding DUF6115 domain-containing protein has protein sequence MNSVISVLLIGLIISQLIIFYLIIILNNKVAKFKDLEIRQDQLMQEMDDAIGVYLIEMREENDRLLRELNEAKNVMPSAQQATQEVASTLEIRNEPLSENILKEQVQIEKKAFVPKNIAASVYRQHKAKEPEKHEAPAAKREPLTPEQQIIAMYKNGQSVEEIAKQAQKGKTEIELLIKFHQGESV, from the coding sequence ATGAATTCAGTTATTAGTGTTTTATTGATAGGGCTTATTATTTCACAGCTTATTATTTTTTATTTAATTATCATCTTGAATAATAAAGTGGCTAAATTTAAAGATTTAGAAATTAGACAAGATCAGTTAATGCAGGAAATGGACGATGCTATCGGTGTTTATTTAATTGAAATGCGCGAGGAAAATGATCGCTTGCTGCGCGAATTAAACGAGGCAAAAAACGTGATGCCAAGCGCCCAGCAAGCTACACAAGAAGTTGCATCAACGTTGGAGATAAGGAATGAGCCGCTGTCTGAAAATATTTTGAAGGAGCAAGTGCAAATCGAAAAGAAAGCCTTTGTCCCTAAAAATATTGCAGCAAGTGTCTATAGGCAGCACAAGGCAAAGGAGCCTGAAAAACATGAAGCACCGGCAGCAAAACGAGAGCCATTGACACCAGAGCAACAAATTATTGCTATGTATAAAAACGGGCAATCTGTTGAAGAAATCGCCAAACAAGCTCAAAAAGGCAAAACAGAAATCGAACTCCTTATTAAATTTCATCAGGGGGAGAGCGTCTGA
- the rpsB gene encoding 30S ribosomal protein S2, whose protein sequence is MSVISMKQLLEAGVHFGHQTRRWNPKMKKYIFVERNGIYIIDLQKTVKKLEEAYDFMRQVGEEGGKVLFVGTKKQAQEAIKEEAERSGNYYINQRWLGGTLTNFGTIQKRVARMKEIEKMEEDGIFEVLPKKEVIQIKKEHERLVKFLGGIRDMSAIPDVMFVVDPRKERIAVAEARKLNIPLVGIVDTNCDPDEIDYVIPANDDAIRAVKLLTAKMADALIESKQGESEAPAVEEETVAAE, encoded by the coding sequence ATGTCAGTAATTTCAATGAAACAATTACTTGAAGCTGGTGTACATTTCGGTCACCAAACACGCCGTTGGAACCCAAAAATGAAAAAATACATTTTTGTTGAGCGTAACGGTATTTATATTATCGATTTACAAAAAACAGTTAAAAAATTAGAAGAGGCTTATGACTTCATGCGTCAAGTTGGCGAAGAAGGCGGAAAAGTACTTTTCGTTGGTACTAAAAAACAAGCACAAGAAGCGATTAAAGAAGAAGCTGAGCGTTCAGGTAACTACTACATCAACCAACGTTGGTTAGGTGGTACTTTAACAAACTTCGGTACAATTCAAAAACGTGTTGCACGTATGAAAGAAATCGAAAAAATGGAAGAAGATGGTATATTCGAAGTTCTTCCTAAAAAAGAAGTTATTCAAATTAAAAAAGAGCATGAGCGTCTAGTGAAATTCTTAGGCGGTATCCGTGATATGTCAGCTATTCCAGATGTAATGTTTGTAGTAGACCCACGTAAAGAGCGTATTGCTGTTGCGGAAGCTCGTAAATTAAACATCCCTCTAGTAGGTATTGTTGATACAAACTGTGATCCAGATGAAATCGACTATGTAATCCCTGCGAACGATGACGCTATTCGCGCTGTTAAATTATTAACTGCAAAAATGGCTGACGCGCTAATCGAGTCTAAACAAGGTGAATCAGAAGCTCCAGCTGTTGAAGAAGAAACAGTAGCTGCTGAGTAA
- the tsf gene encoding translation elongation factor Ts, which produces MAITAQLVKELREKTGAGMMDCKKALVETDGNLEAAIDFLREKGLAAAGKKADRIAAEGTTYILENGNEAILLEVNAETDFVAKNDKFQDLVASLAEQLLAAKPASVEAAFDLEKDGVKIVDQISQATATIGEKISLRRFEIKTKTDADAFGAYLHMGGRIGVLVTLEGSTDAVAAKDIAMHIAAINPTYVSRDEVSAEEVERERKVLTEQALNEGKPENIVAKMVEGRLGKYFEDVCLLDQTFVKNSDQKVRDFVKSTGGNVTAFTRYAVGEGIEKREDNFAEEVMNQVKGN; this is translated from the coding sequence ATGGCAATCACTGCACAATTAGTTAAAGAATTACGTGAAAAAACTGGCGCTGGTATGATGGACTGTAAAAAAGCGTTAGTAGAAACAGATGGTAACTTAGAAGCGGCAATCGATTTCTTACGTGAAAAAGGTTTAGCGGCTGCAGGTAAAAAAGCTGACCGCATCGCTGCGGAAGGTACTACTTACATTTTAGAAAATGGCAACGAAGCAATTCTTCTTGAAGTTAATGCTGAAACAGATTTCGTTGCGAAAAACGACAAGTTCCAAGACCTAGTTGCTAGCTTAGCGGAGCAATTATTAGCTGCGAAACCAGCATCAGTAGAAGCTGCTTTCGACCTTGAAAAAGACGGTGTTAAAATCGTTGATCAAATTTCTCAAGCTACAGCTACAATTGGAGAAAAAATCTCTTTACGTCGTTTTGAAATCAAAACTAAAACAGATGCTGATGCATTTGGCGCATACTTACACATGGGTGGTCGCATCGGTGTATTAGTTACTTTAGAAGGCTCTACAGACGCTGTAGCTGCAAAGGATATCGCAATGCATATCGCTGCAATTAACCCAACTTACGTATCTCGTGACGAAGTTTCTGCTGAAGAAGTTGAGCGTGAGCGCAAAGTATTAACTGAACAAGCTCTAAACGAAGGTAAACCAGAAAACATCGTAGCAAAAATGGTAGAAGGTCGCCTTGGTAAATACTTCGAAGACGTTTGCTTACTTGACCAAACTTTCGTTAAAAACTCAGACCAAAAAGTTCGTGACTTCGTAAAATCAACTGGTGGTAATGTAACTGCATTCACTCGTTATGCTGTAGGTGAAGGTATTGAAAAACGCGAAGATAACTTTGCTGAAGAAGTAATGAACCAAGTTAAAGGTAACTAA
- the pyrH gene encoding UMP kinase — protein sequence MSVPKYKRVVIKLSGEALAGEAGFGLAPKIIKDVAAEVKQVVDLGVEVAVVVGGGNIWRGKVGSEMGMDRAAADYMGMLATVMNSLALQDALEKLGIETRVQSSIVMTQVAEPYIRRKAVRHLEKKRVVIFAAGTGNPFFSTDTTAALRAAEIDAEAILMGKNNVDGIYSADPKTDPNAVKYDELSYLDVIQQGLQVMDSTASTLCMDNDIPLIVFSLMEEGNIKRAVTGEKIGTVVRRNS from the coding sequence ATGAGTGTGCCAAAATACAAACGTGTAGTAATTAAACTAAGCGGTGAAGCGTTAGCTGGAGAAGCGGGCTTTGGATTAGCGCCAAAAATAATTAAAGATGTTGCAGCTGAAGTGAAGCAAGTAGTGGATCTTGGTGTAGAAGTGGCAGTAGTAGTAGGCGGAGGAAACATTTGGCGTGGCAAAGTAGGTAGCGAAATGGGAATGGACCGCGCTGCTGCTGACTATATGGGCATGTTGGCAACTGTTATGAACTCTTTAGCATTACAAGATGCATTAGAGAAATTAGGCATCGAAACACGTGTACAATCATCAATTGTGATGACACAGGTTGCTGAACCATACATTCGTCGTAAAGCTGTACGTCATCTTGAGAAAAAGCGCGTTGTTATTTTTGCAGCAGGAACAGGTAACCCATTCTTCTCTACAGATACAACAGCTGCATTGCGTGCGGCTGAAATCGATGCAGAAGCGATATTAATGGGGAAAAATAATGTGGATGGCATTTACTCAGCGGACCCAAAAACGGATCCAAACGCAGTAAAATACGATGAGTTATCATACTTAGATGTAATTCAACAAGGGTTACAAGTAATGGATTCAACAGCGTCTACTTTATGTATGGACAACGACATTCCATTAATAGTATTCTCATTAATGGAAGAAGGAAATATTAAACGTGCTGTCACGGGCGAAAAAATTGGAACTGTTGTTAGGAGGAATTCATAA
- the frr gene encoding ribosome recycling factor, protein MAKQVLEQAKDKMEKSLSAYSRELASIRAGRANASLLDRISIDYYGAPTPINQLAGISVPEARLLVISPYDKTALGEIEKAIMKSDIGITPTNDGTVIRLAIPALTEERRKELVKQVKKEAEDAKIAVRNVRRDANDELKKLEKGGEITEDDLRGYNDDIQKLTDEFITKIDDVTKEKEQEILSV, encoded by the coding sequence ATGGCAAAGCAAGTTTTAGAACAAGCAAAAGATAAAATGGAAAAATCATTGAGCGCATATTCACGTGAACTAGCATCTATTCGTGCTGGACGTGCCAACGCATCATTATTAGACCGCATTTCTATCGATTACTATGGTGCCCCAACACCAATTAACCAATTAGCGGGGATTTCAGTACCAGAAGCTCGTCTTTTAGTGATTTCACCTTATGATAAAACAGCATTAGGTGAAATAGAAAAGGCAATTATGAAGTCAGATATTGGTATTACACCAACAAATGACGGAACGGTTATTCGTTTAGCAATTCCTGCATTAACAGAAGAACGTCGTAAAGAGCTTGTGAAGCAAGTGAAAAAGGAAGCTGAGGATGCAAAAATCGCAGTTCGTAACGTTCGTCGTGATGCGAATGATGAATTGAAAAAGCTTGAAAAAGGCGGCGAAATTACAGAGGATGATCTGCGCGGCTATAATGATGATATTCAAAAGCTAACAGACGAATTTATCACAAAAATCGACGATGTAACAAAAGAAAAAGAACAAGAAATTTTATCTGTATAA
- a CDS encoding isoprenyl transferase, protein MFKKLLGKKINKNEIEYNSKSLIDAEVPSHIAIIMDGNGRWAKKRAMPRIAGHHEGMKTVRKITRYACDLGVDILTLYAFSTENWKRPKSEVEFLMGLPEQFLNSFLPELMERNIRVQMIGDVESLPMHTQKALHHAINTTKHNTGLILNFAMNYGSRAELVLAMKHIMQEVAAGKLTIDEVTEEHISANLMTSHLPEPDLLIRTSGEVRLSNFMLWQLAYTEFLFTDTLWPDFDEQCLLKAVQQYQQRNRRYGGLKGEEQ, encoded by the coding sequence ATGTTTAAAAAGCTGTTAGGAAAAAAAATAAATAAAAATGAAATCGAATATAATAGCAAGAGCTTAATTGATGCAGAGGTTCCTTCGCATATTGCGATTATTATGGACGGCAATGGTAGATGGGCGAAAAAGCGTGCGATGCCAAGAATTGCCGGACATCATGAAGGAATGAAAACTGTGCGGAAAATTACGCGCTATGCTTGTGATTTAGGTGTGGATATTTTAACATTATACGCTTTTTCAACGGAAAATTGGAAGCGCCCTAAATCGGAAGTTGAGTTTTTAATGGGACTACCCGAACAATTTCTTAATTCCTTTTTACCAGAGCTGATGGAGCGCAATATTCGAGTGCAAATGATTGGAGATGTGGAAAGCTTGCCTATGCATACGCAGAAGGCTTTACACCATGCAATCAATACAACAAAGCATAATACGGGCTTAATTTTAAATTTTGCGATGAATTATGGTAGTCGTGCAGAGCTTGTGCTAGCAATGAAGCATATTATGCAGGAAGTGGCAGCAGGCAAGCTAACAATTGATGAGGTAACAGAAGAGCATATTAGTGCTAATTTAATGACTTCCCATTTACCTGAGCCAGATTTATTGATTCGCACAAGTGGAGAAGTACGTTTAAGCAATTTTATGTTGTGGCAGCTAGCCTATACTGAATTTTTATTTACAGATACGCTATGGCCAGATTTTGATGAGCAATGCTTATTAAAGGCAGTCCAGCAGTATCAGCAACGAAATAGACGGTATGGCGGGCTGAAAGGAGAAGAGCAGTAG
- a CDS encoding phosphatidate cytidylyltransferase → MKQRIITAVIAAALFIPFVVYGQWPFALLVYAMAAVGLYEILKLKGIAVFSVPGILGALTLFTILLPKNVAEKVLEITSYTKFELLIIGVILLLVYSVIVKNHFTFDDVAFVILSTLYVGIGFYYFIETREAGLVFVIFALLIVWTTDSGAYFIGRRFGKNKLWPEISPNKTVEGFLGGIAVAVIAAIIMQLIVPFTISWLLLIIIVIISSIFGQMGDLVESAIKRHYDVKDSGTILPGHGGILDRFDSLLFVLPLLNLLHFVN, encoded by the coding sequence GTGAAGCAACGAATCATAACAGCAGTTATTGCAGCGGCGTTATTTATACCTTTCGTCGTTTATGGGCAATGGCCATTCGCTTTATTAGTTTATGCAATGGCAGCAGTAGGATTATATGAGATTTTAAAGTTGAAAGGGATTGCGGTTTTTTCTGTGCCGGGAATATTAGGAGCACTCACATTGTTTACCATTTTGCTACCGAAAAATGTAGCGGAAAAAGTGCTTGAAATAACAAGCTATACAAAATTTGAACTTCTTATTATTGGTGTTATTTTATTGCTTGTTTATTCGGTTATTGTGAAAAATCATTTTACATTTGATGATGTAGCCTTTGTTATTTTAAGCACATTATATGTTGGCATTGGCTTTTATTATTTTATCGAAACGCGTGAAGCAGGATTAGTATTTGTTATTTTTGCCTTGCTTATTGTTTGGACAACCGATTCTGGCGCATATTTTATTGGTCGTCGCTTCGGGAAAAATAAGCTATGGCCAGAAATATCCCCGAATAAAACGGTGGAAGGCTTTTTAGGTGGTATAGCAGTTGCTGTTATTGCGGCAATCATTATGCAGCTAATTGTGCCGTTTACTATTTCATGGCTTTTATTAATCATCATTGTCATTATTAGCTCGATATTCGGACAAATGGGTGACTTAGTAGAGTCTGCTATTAAACGACATTATGATGTTAAGGATTCAGGTACAATTTTACCTGGTCATGGTGGCATTTTAGACCGCTTTGATAGCTTATTATTCGTTTTACCATTATTAAACTTGCTGCATTTCGTTAACTAA
- the dxr gene encoding 1-deoxy-D-xylulose-5-phosphate reductoisomerase, whose product MKKISLLGATGSIGLQTIDILKAQKETFQLVAVSSGRNIEATKQIINELQPQLVSVQDAEDARRLQQEYPHIEITYGAKGLVEVATHPETAVLLNAVLGSVGLEATLAAIRMGKTIAIANKETLVTAGHLVMAEARKYNAPILPVDSEHSALFQSMNGENPNNIERLILTASGGSFRDRSREELQHVTVKDALNHPNWSMGAKITIDSATMMNKGLEVIEAHVLFDMSYDKIDVLLHRESIIHSLVEYHDTSVIAQLGTPDMRVPIQYALSYPERVPVQGGQRLNLAQIGQLSFKEIDFERFKALQLAYDAGRAGGTMLTAMNAANEAAVSLFLQEKITFLQIEELIERVMLAHNNILLPDLETILHVDSETRKTVIDMVK is encoded by the coding sequence TTGAAAAAAATTAGCTTATTAGGAGCAACAGGCTCTATTGGTTTACAAACGATTGATATTTTAAAAGCACAAAAAGAGACTTTTCAGCTTGTTGCAGTATCTTCAGGACGAAACATAGAGGCAACAAAGCAAATTATAAATGAATTGCAGCCACAGCTTGTATCTGTTCAAGATGCCGAGGATGCACGTCGCTTACAACAGGAATATCCACATATTGAGATTACCTATGGTGCAAAAGGGCTTGTGGAAGTAGCCACACATCCAGAAACAGCGGTATTACTTAATGCCGTATTAGGTAGCGTCGGCTTAGAAGCTACTTTAGCAGCGATTCGCATGGGGAAAACGATTGCCATTGCGAATAAGGAAACACTTGTTACTGCAGGGCATCTAGTAATGGCAGAGGCGCGTAAATATAATGCGCCGATTTTACCTGTTGATAGTGAGCATTCCGCTTTATTCCAATCTATGAATGGTGAAAATCCTAACAATATTGAGCGTTTAATTTTGACCGCTTCAGGCGGCTCATTCCGCGACCGTAGTCGTGAAGAGTTGCAGCATGTGACAGTAAAGGATGCTTTAAATCATCCCAATTGGTCAATGGGTGCTAAAATTACGATTGATTCTGCCACGATGATGAATAAAGGACTTGAAGTGATTGAAGCACATGTTTTATTCGACATGTCATACGATAAAATTGATGTATTATTGCATCGCGAGAGCATTATTCATTCATTAGTGGAATACCATGATACGAGCGTTATTGCACAGCTTGGTACGCCGGATATGCGCGTGCCAATCCAATATGCGCTTAGCTATCCAGAGCGTGTACCAGTGCAAGGTGGACAGCGTTTAAATTTAGCACAAATTGGGCAATTATCATTTAAAGAGATTGATTTTGAGCGCTTTAAAGCATTGCAGCTTGCATATGATGCAGGACGTGCAGGTGGAACGATGTTAACAGCGATGAACGCTGCAAATGAAGCAGCTGTTTCGTTGTTTTTACAAGAAAAAATAACATTTTTACAAATCGAGGAGCTTATTGAACGTGTAATGCTTGCACATAATAATATATTGCTACCAGATTTGGAGACAATTTTACATGTAGATAGTGAAACGAGAAAAACGGTTATAGACATGGTAAAATAG
- the rseP gene encoding RIP metalloprotease RseP: MQTAIAFIVIFGSLVFFHELGHFLFAKRAGIMVREFAIGMGPKIFGMTKGETVYTLRLLPIGGYVRMAGDDLDSVELQPGYRVGLLMNEDNVVEKIVLNQNSQHPNILFMEVERADLEHELWIEGYDEDENLVRYNVSRTATIVENGKETMIAPYDRTFNAKTVGQRSMAIFAGPLFNFILAFFLFLMMGLLQGVPTNESLPKIAQVADDGVASAVGLERNDVVTAIDGKSISTWEELSQAIQAKMGQPMQMEVNRDGQLLTFELTPRIVQNDQGEKVGQIGIYAARAYEKSPIKAVAYAGELTYETATMIFKAVIKLVTAQLSIDELSGPVGIYKYTEEATSYGIFNLMFWAGALSMNLGIMNLLPLPALDGGRLLFFGFEALRGKPIDRQKEGLVHFVGIVLLMILMIVVTWNDIQKFFF, from the coding sequence ATGCAAACAGCTATTGCATTTATCGTAATTTTTGGCTCGCTCGTATTTTTCCATGAGCTAGGACATTTCCTATTCGCTAAGCGCGCAGGAATTATGGTACGAGAATTTGCCATTGGGATGGGGCCAAAAATCTTTGGTATGACGAAAGGCGAAACTGTTTATACGTTACGCTTACTTCCAATAGGTGGATATGTTCGTATGGCTGGCGATGATTTAGATTCGGTTGAATTACAGCCGGGCTATCGTGTTGGCTTATTAATGAATGAAGATAATGTCGTTGAGAAGATTGTTTTAAATCAAAATAGCCAGCATCCGAATATTTTATTTATGGAAGTTGAGCGTGCAGATTTAGAGCATGAGCTATGGATTGAAGGCTACGATGAGGATGAAAATCTAGTGCGCTACAATGTTTCACGTACGGCGACGATTGTGGAAAATGGCAAAGAAACAATGATTGCTCCTTATGACCGTACATTTAATGCGAAAACGGTCGGACAGCGCTCAATGGCTATTTTTGCAGGACCGTTATTTAATTTTATTTTAGCCTTTTTCCTGTTTTTAATGATGGGGCTTTTACAAGGTGTGCCTACAAACGAATCGCTGCCGAAAATTGCACAAGTTGCAGACGACGGTGTAGCGAGTGCTGTTGGCTTAGAGCGTAACGATGTTGTAACAGCAATTGATGGCAAAAGTATTTCAACATGGGAAGAGCTGTCACAAGCAATCCAAGCGAAAATGGGACAACCTATGCAAATGGAAGTGAATCGTGACGGTCAACTATTAACTTTTGAATTAACACCGAGAATTGTACAAAATGACCAAGGTGAAAAAGTTGGACAAATTGGTATTTATGCGGCACGAGCTTATGAAAAATCTCCGATAAAGGCTGTAGCCTACGCGGGAGAGCTGACATATGAAACAGCGACAATGATTTTTAAAGCTGTTATTAAGCTTGTGACAGCACAATTGTCGATTGATGAGCTGTCAGGTCCTGTTGGTATTTATAAATATACGGAGGAAGCGACATCCTACGGCATATTTAATTTAATGTTTTGGGCGGGAGCACTGAGCATGAACTTAGGAATTATGAATTTATTGCCGCTACCAGCACTTGACGGCGGACGGTTATTATTCTTCGGTTTTGAGGCTTTGCGCGGGAAACCGATTGATCGTCAAAAGGAAGGGCTTGTGCATTTTGTTGGCATCGTGTTACTGATGATTTTAATGATTGTCGTAACATGGAACGATATTCAGAAGTTTTTCTTTTAA